In Oncorhynchus clarkii lewisi isolate Uvic-CL-2024 unplaced genomic scaffold, UVic_Ocla_1.0 unplaced_contig_7609_pilon_pilon, whole genome shotgun sequence, the following are encoded in one genomic region:
- the LOC139402763 gene encoding adhesive plaque matrix protein-like: MDSSNHQEFQPSRVPTVKSSNRQEFQPSRVPTIKSSNSRVPTQEFQPSRVPTQELQLKSSNHQEFQLRSSNSRVPTIKSFNSGVPTQEFQPSRVPTIKSSNHQEFQLKSSNSRVPTIKSSNSRVPTIKSSNSRVPTIKSSNSRVPTIKSSNSGVPTQEFQLKSSNHQEFQLRSSNSRVPTIKSSNSGVPTQEFHPSRVPTQEFQLKSSNHQEFQLKSSNHQEFQPSRVPTQEFQPSRVPTQEFQLRSSNSRVPTIKSSNSGVPTQEFQPSRVPTQELQLKSSNHQEFQLRSSNSRVPTIKSSNSRVPTIKSSNSRVPTIKSSNSGVPTIKSSNSGVPTQEFQPSRVPTQEFQLKSSNHQELQLKSSNHQEFQLRSSNSRVPTIKSSNSRVPTIKSSNSGVPTQEFQLKSSNHQELQLRSSNSRVPTIKSSNSGVPTQEFHPSRVPTQEFQLKSSNHQEFQLKSSNHQEFQPSRVPTQEFQPSRVPTQEFQLRSSNSRVPTIKSSNSGVPTQEFQPSRVPTQELQLKSSNHQEFQLRSSNSRVPTIKSSNSRVPTIKSSNSRVPTIKSSNSGVPTIKSSNSGVPTQEFQPSRVPTQEFQLKSSNHQELQLKSSNHQEFQLRSSNSRVPTIKSSNSRVPTIKSSNSRVPTIKSSNSGVPTIKSSNSRVPTIKSSNSGVPTQEFQPSRVPTIKSSNHQEFQPSRVPTLAPLKKALIYTRGVTSG; encoded by the exons ATGGAC AGTTCCAACCATCAAGAGTTCCAACCATCAAGAGTTCCAACCGTCAAGAGTTCCAACCGTCAAGAGTTCCAACCATCAAGAGTTCCAACCATCAAGAGTTCCAACTCAAGAGTTCCAACTCAAGAGTTCCAACCATCAAGAGTTCCAACTCAGGAGTTACAACTCAAGAGTTCCAACCATCAAGAGTTCCAACTCAGGAGTTCCAACTCAAGAGTTCCAACCATCAAGAGTTTCAACTCAGGAGTTCCAACTCAAGAGTTCCAACCATCAAGAGTTCCAACCATCAAGAGTTCCAACCATCAGGAGTTCCAACTCAAGAGTTCCAACTCAAGAGTTCCAACCATCAAGAGTTCCAACTCAAGAGTTCCAACCATCAAGAGTTCCAACTCAAGAGTTCCAACCATCAAGAGTTCCAACTCAAGAGTTCCAACCATCAAGAGTTCCAACTCAGGAGTTCCAACTCAGGAGTTCCAACTCAAGAGTTCCAACCATCAAGAGTTCCAACTCAGGAGTTCCAACTCAAGAGTTCCAACCATCAAGAGTTCCAACTCAGGAGTTCCAACTCAAGAGTTCCATCCATCAAGAGTTCCAACTCAGGAGTTCCAACTCAAGAGTTCCAACCATCAAGAGTTCCAACTCAAGAGTTCCAACCATCAAGAGTTCCAACCATCAAGAGTTCCAACTCAAGAGTTCCAACCATCAAGAGTTCCAACTCAGGAGTTCCAACTCAGGAGTTCCAACTCAAGAGTTCCAACCATCAAGAGTTCCAACTCAGGAGTTCCAACTCAAGAGTTCCAACCATCAAGAGTTCCAACTCAGGAGTTACAACTCAAGAGTTCCAACCATCAAGAGTTCCAACTCAGGAGTTCCAACTCAAGAGTTCCAACCATCAAGAGTTCCAACTCAAGAGTTCCAACCATCAAGAGTTCCAACTCAAGAGTTCCAACCATCAAGAGTTCCAACTCAGGAGTTCCAACCATCAAGAGTTCCAACTCAGGAGTTCCAACTCAAGAGTTCCAACCATCAAGAGTTCCAACTCAGGAGTTCCAACTCAAGAGTTCCAACCATCAAGAGTTACAACTCAAGAGTTCCAACCATCAAGAGTTCCAACTCAGGAGTTCCAACTCAAGAGTTCCAACCATCAAGAGTTCCAACTCAAGAGTTCCAACCATCAAGAGTTCCAACTCAGGAGTTCCAACTCAGGAGTTCCAACTCAAGAGTTCCAACCATCAAGAGTTACAACTCAGGAGTTCCAACTCAAGAGTTCCAACCATCAAGAGTTCCAACTCAGGAGTTCCAACTCAAGAGTTCCATCCATCAAGAGTTCCAACTCAGGAGTTCCAACTCAAGAGTTCCAACCATCAAGAGTTCCAACTCAAGAGTTCCAACCATCAAGAGTTCCAACCATCAAGAGTTCCAACTCAAGAGTTCCAACCATCAAGAGTTCCAACTCAGGAGTTCCAACTCAGGAGTTCCAACTCAAGAGTTCCAACCATCAAGAGTTCCAACTCAGGAGTTCCAACTCAAGAGTTCCAACCATCAAGAGTTCCAACTCAGGAGTTACAACTCAAGAGTTCCAACCATCAAGAGTTCCAACTCAGGAGTTCCAACTCAAGAGTTCCAACCATCAAGAGTTCCAACTCAAGAGTTCCAACCATCAAGAGTTCCAACTCAAGAGTTCCAACCATCAAGAGTTCCAACTCAGGAGTTCCAACCATCAAGAGTTCCAACTCAGGAGTTCCAACTCAAGAGTTCCAACCATCAAGAGTTCCAACTCAGGAGTTCCAACTCAAGAGTTCCAACCATCAAGAGTTACAACTCAAGAGTTCCAACCATCAAGAGTTCCAACTCAGGAGTTCCAACTCAAGAGTTCCAACCATCAAGAGTTCCAACTCAAGAGTTCCAACCATCAAGAGTTCCAACTCAAGAGTTCCAACCATCAAGAGTTCCAACTCAGGAGTTCCAACCATCAAGAGTTCCAACTCAAGAGTTCCAACCATCAAGAGTTCCAACTCAGGAGTTCCAACTCAAGAGTTCCAACCATCAAGAGTTCCAACCATCAAGAGTTCCAACCATCAAGAGTTCCAACCCTCAAGAGTTCCAACCCTTGCGCCACTGAAAAAGGCCTTAATTTACACAAGGGGTGTCACTTCAGGCTGA
- the LOC139402764 gene encoding solute carrier family 2, facilitated glucose transporter member 12-like produces the protein MNPPAEMSPPTAPVATETRSMISDPSHLGTLGSNVRLKAATPNSTGCTWLVVLAAIAASLSGLMLGYELGLTSGVLLQLRGILSLSCREQELLVGSLLLGCLVISIVGGWGLDRYGRRWSMLLSGGLVAGGTLLLLLPASLTTLSLGRAVVGMGTALSGTAACMYIAEIAPRERRGLLVTLYELMVVVGVLLGFGCSYAFSALPNGWRYTFGLVLPPAVLQAAALVLLPPSPRFLVARGDSERAKEVLVRLRGVASRETVEEELRGIQAGLKEEAEHGFRELFSDKANLRRRLLTGVALVFLQQTTGQPNLLSYASPLLRSVGFHSDAAANLASTGFGVVKVVGTVPAVLLVDRVGPKSFLCVGAVAMGMSLVTLGAVTLQSHTHLTSLCQSPVGLNHTYQGQDLNTPSSGLDYSSFKLITPPPGESQWNGSDSAEALGTKREDAGMGSGVRGRGHVKWISLVSLLVYVAAFSFSLGPMVYVVLSEIFPTGVRGKAVSVVSAVNWATNLLMSMTFLSATERIGVPNVMFLYATISFILLVFVILFIPETQGRTLEQISKELAKKKQLKVRFWRRVQPQETLFTIHRTPELSTLNPHPLT, from the exons ATGAATCCCCCAGCTGAGATGTCCCCTCCCACCGCCCCTGTTGCCACAGAGACACGGAGCATGATCTCTGACCCGTCCCACCTCGGAACTCTGGGAAGTAATGTCCGCCTGAAGGCAGCCACACCTAACAGCACAG gttgTACCTGGCTGGTTGTCCTAGCAGCGATAGCTGCATCTCTCAGTGGCTTGATGTTGGGCTATGAATTAGGCCTGACCTCCGGGGTCCTGCTCCAGCTCAGGGGTATCCTCTCTCTGTCATGCCGGGAACAGGAACTCCTGGTGGGGTCTCTGCTGCTGGGCTGTCTGGTGATCTCCATTGTTGGAGGCTGGGGCCTGGACCGCTACGGACGCCGCTGGTCCATGCTTCTGTCCGGAGGCCTGGTGGCTGGGGGTACCTTGCTACTACTGCTCCCGGCCTCGCTCACCACGCTGTCGCTCGGCCGCGCCGTGGTTGGCATGGGGACAGCGTTGTCGGGTACGGCGGCATGCATGTACATAGCGGAGATTGCACCACGGGAGCGCCGTGGGTTGTTAGTGACACTGTACGAGCTGATGGTGGTTGTCGGGGTATTGCTAGGTTTCGGGTGTAGCTACGCATTCTCTGCGCTGCCTAATGGGTGGAGATACACCTTCGGTCTTGTCCTCCCGCCAGCCGTTCTACAGGCTGCTGCCCTCGTCCTCCTCCCACCCAGCCCGCGCTTCCTCGTTGCCAGGGGCGACTCGGAGCGGGCCAAGGAGGTGCTGGTCCGTCTGAGGGGCGTGGCCAGCAGGGAGACCGTGGAGGAGGAGCTACGGGGCATCCAGGCGGGGCTTAAGGAGGAAGCGGAGCACGGTTTCCGAGAGCTGTTCAGCGACAAGGCTAACCTGCGCCGGCGATTGCTAACGGGCGTGGCTCTAGTGTTCCTGCAGCAGACTACGGGTCAGCCCAACCTCCTCTCGTACGCCTCGCCGCTACTACGCAGCGTGGGTTTCCATAGCGACGCCGCCGCCAACCTCGCCTCTACGGGCTTCGGCGTAGTGAAAGTGGTGGGGACGGTTCCCGCCGTCCTATTGGTCGACAGGGTCGGGCCCAAGAGCTTCCTGTGTGTCGGTGCGGTCGCCATGGGGATGTCGCTGGTGACACTCGGGGCGGTGACCTTGCAGAGCCACACCCATCTCACCAGCCTATGCCAGAGCCCTGTGGGGCTGAACCACACCTACCAGGGGCAGGACTTAAACACTCCTTCCTCCGGATTGGACTATAGCTCTTTTAAATTAATCACGCCCCCTCCTGGTGAGAGCCAATGGAATGGCAGTGACTCTGCGGAGGCTCTGGGGACTAAGAGAGAGGATGctgggatggggtcaggggttaggggtcggGGTCACGTGAAGTGGATCTCACTTGTCAGCCTCCTGGTGTATGTAGCTGCTTTCTCCTTCAGCCTCGGAccaa tggtgTATGTGGTGCTGAGTGAGATCTTccctacaggggtcagaggtaAAGCCGTGTCTGTCGTGTCGGCTGTCAACTGGGCCACCAACCTCCTCATGTCCATGACCTTCCTCTCTGCCACAG AGAGGATTGGTGTTCCCAACGTGATGTTCCTGTACGCCACCATTAGCTTCATCCTGCTGGTCTTCGTCATCCTCTTCATCCCAGAGACTCAGGGACGCACACTGGAACAGATCTCTAAAGAACTGGCCAAGAA